Proteins found in one Triticum aestivum cultivar Chinese Spring chromosome 4D, IWGSC CS RefSeq v2.1, whole genome shotgun sequence genomic segment:
- the LOC123096970 gene encoding O-fucosyltransferase 9 encodes MPAPPPLDGSVGPSRSRSKTERATGGKKGIGGGESTGEKASSRLTAACEADGSNVSTDIIQLASFSWKRSESVKIGMMLRGMGFDNTTFLYVASGKIYNAAKYMGPLRRMFPLLQTKDTLALSEELAEFEGYSSRLAALDYTVCVQSEVFVTTQGGNFPHFLMGHRRYLLGGNAKTIKPDKRKLVLSFDDPNIRWSRFKHHMLEILHHSDIRGIAFRKPNDSIYTFPMPDCMCQQDGI; translated from the exons atgccagcgccgccgccgctggaTGGTTCCGTCGGTCCCTCCCGCTCCAGATCGAAAACTGAGAGAGCGACGGGAGGGAAGAAGGGGATCGGGGGAGGGGAGAGCACGGGAGAGAAGGCGAGCTCGCGGCTGACCGCAGCGTGCGAGGCGGACGG AAGTAACG TGAGTACAGATATTATTCAGTTAGCCTCCTTTTCGTGGAAGAGGAGTGAAAGTGTAAAG ATTGGTATGATGCTGCGAGGCATGGGGTTTGACAATACAACCTTCCTCTACGTTGCCTCCGGTAAAATATACAATGCTGCAAAATACATGGGTCCCCTTCGCCGGATGTTCCCTCTTTTACAAACCAAGGACACTCTTGCATTGTCTGAAGAGCTTGCTGAGTTTGAG GGGTACTCTTCTCGGTTAGCAGCATTAGATTACACCGTCTGTGTTCAGAGCGAAGTGTTTGTGACGACTCAAGGGGGGAACTTCCCTCACTTTTTGATGGGACACAGGCGTTACCTGTTAGGAGGGAATGCAAAGACAATAAAACCCGACAAACGGAAGCTGGTCTTATCTTTTGACGACCCAAATATCAG ATGGAGTCGATTCAAGCACCACATGCTGGAAATACTGCACCATAGTGACATAAGGGGCATCGCATTCAGGAAACCTAATGATTCCATATACACCTTCCCAATGCCTGATTGCATGTGCCAACAAGATGGAATATGA